The DNA region TTTTCCTTGGCAAGaataggttaccagcaaaaGTTACGTAAAATTGCCTTGCTTATCatgactggttccctgtatgttttctgcttagcccATAAGTTTGTTGAGCCATTTTCTTCTGCATTAAATTTCGGGAGCGAGGCATCatacttttcaatttttatcCGAAAGTCTAATTGTTAAGATGGAAGTAAGCGTCCTACAAAATTACTTCTCTGAAGTGCCAATATTCATCTGAACTCAATAAAAGTATgttgaaaatttgaatctttCAAAGGGAGATTCAAATTTCTGTGGTGTCAGTTTGTATGATACTCAATGCGCTGGTACACACTGCCACATCGCTAAATGTGTATGGATTCGGCGTTTTAACCTTCCGTACAGTTTTTATTGAAACAATCAAAGACATGTTCTTGAACTAAATTAAAAGGGTTAggtttataaataattattaaatgatAAAATTTGCACTGGGACAAAGATGTACCTCATTGATATTGTTGACTAATCAAAGATTGTGAGCTGAGTATTTCTCAAACGAAAATTACATGCACTTTTCTAAGGAGGCACTGTTCTGTCAATGCACTTTTCTGTCCGGATCCCCTCTACCCGGCACTGTATCAAATATGTCCCGGGACTCCTGGCACACTCCAGTCCAGAGTTCGAAAAAGATTCCCAAATGCTGAATCATCTTTGAAGCTTTATCAATCTTTACCTTTCAATCATTTgtaatattactatttttgtaagATAACTTTGTATCGTTTGCATAACTATACCAGGTACTTGTTATTGGGTTGCTTGATAAAGAAATTAACATAGAATGACTGAACTTTGAATTTTGTGGTGCAATCTTTTCAAGAGCAATTCTACAATAAATGAAGTTTGTGTCGGAATTTAGTTTGTTGACCTTATGGAATGGCTTGGCCATCACTAGGCCTAGCCATCACTAGACATTGTTATAAAATAGTTTTTATATTAAGAGATTCATTTAACACAACAGTATGCCCTTTGTGAGTGTTTTTGTTaccttccccctccccctttaaggtgaaatgtttttattttatttgcactTAAAATTGAATTGACAAGCTGTTGAGTTGAAGCATATTTGCCAGTTGCAACTTTGTCAAAAAGGAAAAAGTTTCCTTAAAAATTATCCGCCTAAACTTGCAAAAAACATGTAAAGTTTACCGAATTTGGGTTCTGTTCCAATGAGTTGCAAACCCCAGTTGCTGTTAATATAGAATCCTGCATTTTACTCTCTGTTAAATACAAAGTTTGTGCTCAAGATACCGTTATTTTGATATAACGCTACTTGGTTGGTTCAAAGACGTTTATACCCAAAGGAAATTATGTTGTGCCTAGTAAAGTATAGTTTATGCCTACATGTAGGTAAGGTCATGGCCTACTCCTGAAATGCTCACAATAGTACAGGGGGTGTTTTTGTGATTAACATAAACATATCTTGAAGGTTAACTTGATATTAGACCTGCCACAGAACAGACTATCCTTACAGTGAATATTTTTGTCAGTACtacattattgtttgtttgatatttGAAGGTTGcacttttcatttgttttccttcttcatGCAGTCTGTTTCCAGAACAGTTCCTGGAGTAGGACTCTACTTCTGCTCCCTTCATACACTCAAAACAAAGTTGGGGTGAGTTGTCATTACGACTTAATTATTTATCTTTGTTGAGTAGATTTGCAGCTGGAGTGTACATGTAGTGACCTTTAGGGTGGATTATAGGCATGTGTTAGACCAAAATATTTTGATGGAGTTGATATTACCTTCTGAAATGCCGCTTAAACAGGCTTTACAGccagaagaaaacaattttccTCATATTTGTAAGTTAAGTGTGTTAAACACCTCAGTACTTCCTACTAGAGTGCTGCATCGTTAATATTTATACTAAAATAGTTTCATTACACTTAAAATTAGGATACAACATGTATGCATGGTCCTTATGGAAGTAACTTTAAATGGTTCATATCTGGGCTTATCTCCATTGCACTGTTTGCCACAAAGTGATTGTGCCCTGAGAAGCATCATGGACCCTGTAAAGTGCGCACTTCTGATGCTGTATCAGGGCGTAGTGCAGGATTATGATGAACCAGTGCATTGAAATTGAGTCCTGCTGTGCAGTTGATATCTCATACGATAGTTAACTTTATTCATTaccctacatgtatatctacTACACGGGACTCATGTAAAACCGCTTTCAAAACAGACTTATTTAAATCTATCTAAGTTTGTTCAGTTTCTGCTATTTCATCACACTGAAAAtcatcaatttttttgtttcattgcgTAGAAAGccggcatgttattattattaatactatttaTCCACAGATGGACGGATCCCAACCCATTACAAGCCATAACACTAGGCATGTTAGCACGCTGTGTAGCAGGAGGAATGATGCTCCCTGTCACAGTAGTCAAGACCCGCTATGAGGTGAGTCATCACATCCTATTGGTCACTTAGTAATGCTGGAATTCAAGAGGTCATAGTGAGGTCGCAGCCTTCAGTCTCGGGCCTACTGGCTATGACCTAATCCTTCACATTGATGTTAGAGATAAGGCTGGAGTTTTAAAATTTAGCAacataaaaaatacaatgttttttgttactTAGCCCTTTGATCCTTGGTTGTATGTCACTTTGTTGGGTAAAAGTCAATATATTCACAGTCTGACAGCCATGTATCACTTAATTGAATTGTTTAGACTAATGTTGGTCCCAAGAATAGCTTCATCAGATAACGTGTTTGTTCAGCCCGGTGTGAATGTCAAAGACATGTTGGGTTGTATGTTTAATGTCAATGGCAGATTAGTATTTCATTTTCTAGGAATCTTGTTTCAATGTCGATATTTGTTTGGGACTTTCAATTTGTCATCTTTAAAATTTACAAGCTGGTTTTTAAGTTTctcaaaactgaaaaacactttaTGAAACCTTGCTATATTCTGGCACTTTCCTCTTCCTGGACAAACCGCAGTGGTATTTCTATATTCGGGAGTTTTACAAATtccaaaaatttacaaaaattgtacAACTTTTGTagctatgatttttttttaggattaAAAAAGGATTGCCTCAGTAACAAACCTTGCTCAGAGCTTAGTTGTTAAATAGTTGTGGGTTACATCTCTCAATCATGGCAAAAGAATGTTACAAACATACAATGATGACACGCTAGAATTGAAGATAACTGATTTCCTTTGAAAACTGATATTTCAGAGCGAAGCTTACCAGTACAAGACAGTCAGAGGAGCTTTGAAGAGTATCTACAACACCGAAGGTACTAAAGGTAAGCAATATCATGGAAATATTcgtttttgtttacctgttgTTATTTGTCAATAAGCAAATACTAGACGGTTGTAGTGAATCAAAAAATACCTagcttgctcaaggcagtcaaattattcactccgaaaaaagacagCCTCTGTAAAAGCCCACTCTTATACACTGTGGCCGTTGAACAGTGGGCGTTGAGCGATGTGACAGTGTATACTGTAAGGTCGTGCGGTATGATTACACACGCTAAGCACAGTGTATACAGGTGGGTTTACAGCAGCGTCTTTTCGGAGTGAAtgatgcgactgccttgagcaaggctaacaAATACCGGGCATGATATTCCTCCTATTTAGTCTGAAATTGTATTTAATCCTAAACCACATATTTATATAGGTCAGCCATTGTTCTAAAGCAatttttccaaagaccaaaACTCAAACCTGTAATACGTAAAAGAAAAACTGTCAAATTTCACAAAGTATTGTCAAGCTGGGACACTATGTAGTTGTTGgtgtgttgttttttgttcaataattcCTATGCTTTCTCTCTCCATAGGTCTATTCAGTGGAATGGCAGCCACTCTATTGCGAGATGCCCCCTTCTCAGGAATCTATCTACTGTTTTACACACAGACCAAGAAAGCAATACCCCCAGGTGAGTGTTCTATGCCCATCCCACCCCGGTAATTCAGTGACACTCTGTTGTTGGTCTATTCTTGCTTGCAAAACAAGAAAGTCAATTCTCATCTGTGATTTGGGGGAAACCAGCTTTCGTATTTCAACCAAAATTGAATACATACATtgcatttgttttcaataactAAACGCAAGATACCCATATACAGAGTGTCACACCACTGACAGGTAAGGTGAAAGTagctggtttttgtttttctgtccaCTGACTAATTTGGAATTTTCTTTTACATTGATAACAACTGAACTTTCAGGTTAAACATGCAAAACTTCTTCTTCGAGTGTCTTGCGGTTCATCTACCTGTTGTATGGAGGAATGTCGGCCAAACAAGTTGAGGACGGTTACGGTGCGGCGATCAATAAACCATGGCTGTCCCACCTGAACTCTCCAGAACTGTGACGCTTAGCCACGGGTTTGTAATGGTTAACTTAACTGCAAAGGTTAAAGTATTGAACAGTCGGCAAGTGTTGGGAAAAGGGGGTCTTGGTCGTCTGATAAAGAGAAAAGGGAATTGCAGATGGTTCTACGTCATTCACACACgcttacacacacacactcatGGATACTACATGACTGGATTACGTCATTTAATTGGTCTGTATAAAACCAGTGACACTTTGTCATGAAAGGATCATTAAAGAGATTGTGCAAAATTGGTCGACACCAAAATTGCACCTTCCCTGAAACCAGAAATCGTACTtagttttttttgcaatttcctGGCAAATTTTCactgtagttttttgttttctttttgtgcaTGCTATTTTTTATCGGCTCGTTGGTGTAtggtcatacatgtattgtgtgAAATTGTCTTGTATGTGTTAAGAAATTTCTTACATCTTTTGCTGGAAAGGGGTGGGGTGGCGTAAAATGTCCCTGTGAATGTATTCAGTTGATTTGAATTAATATTTCCTAAAAGAGAAATTATCAACATGTTTGACGGATATTGGCAATATCATTTTTCACAGTTCAGTAGCTGTTacaaacataaaattaaaataaagaacACATGCATCTTATTGAAAGTCATCACGCCAGATGGCGAACAAGAATCCTGTCTTGTGTCTGCCAGGCCTCTCAAGTTGTTCTCAAAATTCTAAGAAAGATGCCAGGCAGTGGAGTCAATTCTGTTAGCACAGTCTTTGtcttgtgttgtgttttgttaatGTCAAAGTTTGTTCTGTCAGTAGTGCACATCTggcgaaaaaaaatcaacaaatttgtgcCTTCACTGCTCAATAAGTTCATGCTACACTTTGAAATGATTTTCTAAAATGGTCTCAGTTTCTGTAGCTTGCAAAGGTTTGCTTACTGCTCCATGCCTCCCCCTTCCTCCTTCTTGTCTATAGTCTAAGGACAAAGCTTTTGTGTGTGCTTGCTTGTTTTTTATAGGGGAGtgggctgtttttttttctccatattACATCATAAATAATCCTTAGCAAAGCAAGAATCTGTTAGAGTTTTTATTGCAACATTTTTATTCTAAATAAATTATGAATGAGGCTGGTcatggtcttggtcttggttgGAAAGAGTGTAGGTCTTGGTTGTAGTGTCCAAAACTCAGCAGTTTAGTTCAATGAAACCGACTTATTATAAGTGAAAGTATGATTAACGTAAAGTTGTTGGTGTGTTGCAGAACCTGACTCCAAGCAAACATTTTGCCCATTGTGCTTCCAGTTCCGCCAATGTGTAGAAAAGAAATAACCAGCGTTTTGCTAATATTGTCTAGTTTATTTGAATTGTCGAATGACAAATAGTCTGAAAACATCACTTGCGGAGTACTTATCCAGTGTTGACTTGTTACCCGTTTGATTTTTGAGAATACAATTTGCCCAACAgattgatgcaaaaaaaaaaacacgccgtCGTTTACTTGGCACAGCTTTAATGTTAACATTCTCAACAGATTTGTCATCCAAAATGTCAACCAAATGTTCGCGATATTGCCAATCCAAATGATGCCATTGGACATACCAATGGAGTCGAGTATCCAGTGGTGTTGCATATATAGCACACATACATGGAGTAGATTATAAGAAACATACATGCACATCCAGGGTTCTGAGTAGAGCCTGGATGAGTACTCTTGCTGCATGGAATGAGACTAATGGTCCACGACTGAGGTCATGTTATTAACAAttcttttctttctcaaaatcattCCACAAGAAAGGCCGACAGAAAAAGTTCATACAAGAAATTATGCTTACAACATTAGAGATGCATATTCTGTGTTTTTCAGGAATAAGATGCGTGTCTGGACTTTTGACATGGATCTGTCTCACTTAGTGTGAttaattatatattttcttatgcAGGGTTTATATGTGTAGAAGGATCTAAAGTACTTTGCGTACTACGTCCTCTACACTAGAAATTCAACAACTTGTCTGTTGATGTTATCAAAAAGATGGGAAAcgaattgtttttataaaggtgGAGAAAATGCTGGGAAACCAGtcgcctttctcaaacctcggcttaggCTTCAGCTCCAAGCTCCGTCTGCTGATGCTCAAACCACCGCTTGGAAAATACAAGCTGCTCCccaaaaaggaaaaagggaTGAAGGCTGAGCTGCATTTCCACTGCGTACGTAGCGTGTAGCCAGagatggagcccaagctgaggtttgagaaaggccccaggCTTGGCAGGGAATATGCATCTCTAACTCTTTAAAAATTTTTATATCGAACAGGCAGGCTGAACTTGATGTTTCATGCCATTCATAGATGGTTCATGCCATTCATATAAGCACAGTGTGGAACTATTTGTGTCGAGTTACATACGGCATGTTCTAGTAATTAACGTCTGTTTCGTTTCTGTTGTAGATATTTCGATATGTCACCATAATAATGATCATTATTCAAGTCCTGTTTCCGAGAATCAGGATATTGTCCATGAAACAATGATTCTAACTTGAGATGATGCTTTATTTTTAAGATTCACTAAACCATGTATTTCATCAACGTCTTGTCCATTGCTCTTGTTTCTTTTCAGATATGATAACCCCCCATATGATGCCCACCATCAACTTCTCGTCAGGCCTGCTGGCAGGGGTTTTAGCGTCGGCGGTCACCCAACCGGCCGATGTCATCAAAACCCACATGCAACTCTACCCCCAAAAACATAAGAAGGTTATGGCCACAGTGCAGTATGTTATCAAGGTAAGATGAAATACAGTGTAAATGGTAGAACCTAAAAGCATCAACTGTAGGACAATTAAGaaactaaatttgtttttttgattcCGAAAGTATTGTGAAACAATTATCTGCTTATGAAAATTAACAAAAGCACAGTCACAAGTAGTAATACCCatgacatgatattttggctggtaaaatTTTTCTGTGAGGCACTATTATCTATTTTTAGTTGGTCTGCACATTTGCAATTTATTTTTGCTTGCAAAGTTTCAGAGCTTCTAGTGTTCAAAAATCCATGCTGTGTGTTTTCTCGCTCTCCTGCCTTTTTTCATGTGTGTGTTTTATCATTGTTgttaaatgtttgtgttttattgtcGTTGCAGAAAAGTGGAGTGAACGGCCTGTTCCGAGGCATGTTGCCTAGGTGCTTAAGGAGGACACTGATGGCCTCTCTGGCATGGACAGTATATGAACAGGTAATGCAGGCATGGTTTGAATATAGGAGGGGATTCAATTAATTGTGGCCCTCTGTAAGTTGATGGTTCATAATTGAAAGAAGTGACTCGGAGTTACTGCATTGGTAGTATCTTCACTACTTTGCCTCATATTTTCTGTGCCATTGGTTTAATGTAGTTCATTCAACAATTGTGATTATTAATTTCAGATCATTTGCCTTCCTTTCATTGCAGGTGATAGTAAAGTTCGGCCTGAAGTAGCCGCAACATCCGGCTTGTCCGCACTCTCTATGTCTCATAGGAGTCTAAAGCCTGAAATGGAAAAAGACCTCCAGCAGGTTATCCTGCCTGGAGGGAAGCCTTCACATTGGAAGTGATGGCCAGAGGATGGAGAAAGAAAGCCCTGTAATACAGTGgttgaaatgtaaaataaaacatattgtAGTCGTTTAAAAGTGTTTAATCTGAAAATCATCTGCCAGTGGTCACATCCGAGCTTGGTTCAAATAAGCTTCAAATAAATTATAGTAAAAAGTATTTCAAGTGGGAAATAAAACTTACAATAGATCCTAAAACTAAAAATGCATGATTGGTATTTGCACAGCCTCTTAAAGCCTTGGGTTTGGTGTTCACTTAATGCAAGGAAGGTGCAATAATAATAGGTAAACACACTTaagaatgtattttaaaagaaaagtacAATGTATTCAAATGAGTCTTATTCTTGTGAcatttttacatgtacatttagttTTCAGTATTATTTAGTTGTGTAGCCAACAAGGTTTTTCGCTGGAATATTAAAAAGCAATTAAAATGCTATTTATAAAACGCAACATCTCAGAACCTATTTAAAAAGAGTGTATTTAGTTTTATGATATATTTGTTAACTTCCTGAAACTATTAGTTACCTCAAACCCACGTTTATTCCCCAAGGCCTTAAGAGGTTGCAGACATTGATTGATGTGGAATTCTAAATTTTCTGCCAGATAACGAAATTTGAATGGAATTTGAGCCAAGCTTAACAAATTTAGATGCATTGTTGAAAATGGTGTGACTGCGTGTAATACTGGTGTGTGAATTTTTaatgtgtcccccccccccattttgtcctaattttgttttctatattttcttctttatttgattggggtgggggtgtttatttttaatttgaaatcatTCAACACTGAAATTTCCAGATTCTGTACCTATAAGCTGCACAAGGCAGGGTTATAAAAAAACTTGTCCAAGATGTAAatatatcattaaaaaaaaaaaaaaaatgaaatgtacaGAAAGTATTTTACGTTAGTCTTATTGctttgcataattaattattttgtttagaaacGCACAAAGCAAAGTGATACAAAGTCTGAGAAATCTGAGTGTTGACGGTTGAGTATTGTACATAAGTTGATGTTGGCCGTCTAAGGCCGATTTATTGTTATTGAAACGGACGATTCTGTTATACCAATTTATTTCTTCATTGTCACATTgtacagtttaaaaaataatgacagtGGGGAATGCTTGAAGATACTAATACAAGCTGCTCGTTGAAAACTCATAATTAGAATagttaacaagtttttattgtcTGAAATCATTGTGAATGAGTGAGATACGGCGGTAGAAGTTATTAAAAGCCTGtgcataaaaatattatttggagCATACCAAGTTTACAATGATAATCACAATATGTCGACATTGAAAATTGGGACTACATGTGTACTAATGACGGCCAAGCCGTGTACTTGAAAGGTATTGCATTTTGTACACGTTCACTTTTAAACCCTGTAGAGAATATAACGCATTGAACCTTATTTTGCACATGATTGGAAATATACACCATTGTGCATTGATTGGTTTCATAAAATAATTAGCCAGTAAACCAGTTGggttatctttcaattctgaATACAACTCAAGAGAGTGATTTTCTAAATACAAGAGTGACTTGACTTATTTTCTGTACCGGTAGTTCTGGGCGCCAATTGGCACAATGGGTATGGTGTGCATGAGCTGATCAAATGATCATGGATGCCTCATTATGACTTTCAGTACAATTGACACAAGTCTTGCGTTGATTTGAACATTGAGAACTGTTTTAGTGCGTGCTTCTTTCCAGATGCAACTGTTTATGGGccagacttgcacagtctacagTGGTAGATAACTTATCGGCACCAATATTTCCACACCATTTTTCAGATGTGGCGATCGGtgggaactttttttttgaaaactcaatgccaatgttttttgaaataattgaaCATGTTCATAATGCATACAAAGTGGCATTAATCATGAAAATCTGGTGCatcttttttgtgtttaagccaGTACTGGTTCATGCAGGAGTGACTCCAGTATTTAGTCTTATAGGAACTGATCATGTATGGAATGTTGACTGTGTGTATAGATCGTGCAAGTCCAATTTCCTTTGGGTTCGCATTGCTTGTAAATGATAAAAAACTATGCACTTTAATGGATCCCAATGGAATGTGCACAAGACTTGCACAATCTATTGTTGAGGTTTCAACTCTTTATTACCTAGACTCGCGTCAAAAGCGAGAAACTAAATCTTGCTGTATTGTTATCGTTATGCGGTTAGCAT from Asterias rubens chromosome 7, eAstRub1.3, whole genome shotgun sequence includes:
- the LOC117292244 gene encoding mitochondrial glycine transporter A-like, translated to MSKSTSKVDRKSSGDWKNMELFNSPIFKSFVAGSLSGTCSTVLLQPLDLVKTRIQSPAALEHSHRGIFYTISSVVRHEKILGLWRGVIPSVSRTVPGVGLYFCSLHTLKTKLGWTDPNPLQAITLGMLARCVAGGMMLPVTVVKTRYESEAYQYKTVRGALKSIYNTEGTKGLFSGMAATLLRDAPFSGIYLLFYTQTKKAIPPDMITPHMMPTINFSSGLLAGVLASAVTQPADVIKTHMQLYPQKHKKVMATVQYVIKKSGVNGLFRGMLPRCLRRTLMASLAWTVYEQVIVKFGLK